In one window of Candidatus Poribacteria bacterium DNA:
- a CDS encoding ABC transporter permease subunit, protein MLKTLIRRELLDNLMTFRFAAVLLITLLLVVANTVVLVQDYEQRLESYNDAVKMHRQDLRNSKTYSTAYLFVDRAPNPLSIFNIGLDKRLGNLIGIYHGFMPTLWDAQMHGTDNPFIAFFSSIDIVFVFEVILSLMGLIFAYDAIAGERERGTLRLVLAQPIGRGQILLAKYISTMACLLVPLILSLLFALLFLTRSIPLSIADFLRVAGIVFTSFAYLSLFYLIGLLISVATRRTGTALMLAMFVWGFLVLVYPNLIRVTVNPGGDIQARVKTAQNQIQQILDTYERERQKFLEKEGIAGETSEFSKALGFYHQADVDPVTLMTYIENMSVISEIRPDFEKYVPVAKRYYNFVEPLVTQTVEKAWRVRKQALDEIYVRQATTDRILLKLSPIGIYDAATQAWAGTDLSGLRDFFDTARRYRKVVIDYLYAKDAFSSREWFVADKGAVDWSTLPQFTFERSDVWTNAKRALPDLFLLLIANLVLFMGIVLIFIKSEV, encoded by the coding sequence ATGCTTAAAACACTCATTCGTAGGGAACTGCTTGACAATCTAATGACGTTCCGTTTCGCAGCGGTCCTGCTCATCACGCTGTTGCTCGTTGTCGCAAACACAGTCGTGCTTGTCCAAGATTACGAACAACGTTTGGAGAGTTACAATGATGCCGTCAAAATGCATCGTCAGGACCTACGCAATTCCAAAACCTATTCTACTGCATATCTGTTCGTTGACCGGGCACCGAATCCGTTGAGTATTTTCAATATCGGATTAGATAAACGTTTGGGAAACCTCATCGGTATCTATCACGGGTTTATGCCGACACTCTGGGATGCCCAAATGCACGGCACGGACAACCCGTTTATCGCTTTCTTTTCTTCAATTGATATTGTCTTTGTCTTTGAGGTTATCCTCAGCCTAATGGGGTTGATATTCGCTTACGATGCGATTGCGGGCGAACGTGAACGCGGCACGTTACGTCTTGTTCTCGCACAGCCTATTGGGCGTGGGCAGATCTTACTTGCGAAATATATCAGTACGATGGCGTGTCTGTTAGTTCCTTTGATATTGAGTCTGCTTTTTGCTCTGTTGTTCTTAACGCGTTCGATTCCGTTGTCAATCGCTGATTTTCTCCGTGTCGCCGGGATTGTTTTTACATCGTTTGCGTATCTATCGTTGTTCTACCTCATTGGATTGCTGATTTCCGTAGCGACGCGTAGAACCGGCACTGCCCTCATGCTCGCGATGTTTGTATGGGGGTTTTTGGTACTCGTGTATCCGAATTTGATTCGGGTAACGGTTAATCCTGGAGGCGACATCCAAGCGCGGGTGAAGACTGCCCAGAACCAGATTCAACAGATTTTAGATACATACGAGCGGGAACGTCAAAAGTTCCTTGAAAAAGAGGGAATCGCTGGCGAGACATCGGAATTCAGCAAGGCGTTAGGATTTTATCACCAGGCGGATGTGGATCCAGTAACCCTGATGACTTATATTGAAAATATGAGTGTTATTTCAGAAATTCGTCCGGACTTTGAGAAGTACGTTCCCGTCGCTAAGCGGTATTACAATTTCGTTGAACCGTTGGTTACCCAAACAGTAGAAAAGGCGTGGCGCGTCCGCAAGCAGGCACTTGATGAAATTTACGTCCGACAAGCCACAACAGATAGGATATTGTTGAAACTCTCACCGATAGGTATCTATGACGCTGCGACGCAGGCATGGGCAGGGACTGACCTATCTGGCCTCAGAGATTTTTTCGATACAGCGCGACGTTACCGAAAAGTTGTGATTGACTATCTCTACGCGAAAGATGCGTTTTCGTCAAGAGAGTGGTTTGTCGCCGATAAAGGTGCTGTGGATTGGAGCACACTCCCTCAGTTTACTTTTGAAAGAAGTGATGTCTGGACGAATGCAAAACGGGCATTACCAGACCTGTTTCTCCTGCTTATCGCCAACCTTGTCTTGTTCATGGGGATCGTTCTTATTTTTATCAAAAGTGAGGTGTGA
- a CDS encoding DUF1501 domain-containing protein, translating to MDNLPKTKRKTNSKGDFCGQTRREFIGNIAGGFASLALTGLLSADGFLDSQAVAADGVTPYLNPLTPKPSHFTPKAKRVIFLFMYGGPSHVDTFDYKPTLSKLNDKTVQVKTKGRGGERSEGRIVSPKWDFKQHGESGQWVSGLFPHVATCVDDIAFIKSMTADSPLHGSAMLMMNAGRVLSGHPSLGSWVNYGLGSENENLPGYVVMLDRTGGPISGAKNWSSGYMPAVYQGTVFRSEGAPILNLERPSDVSESEQRRLLDYLRQFNTTHLSKRTDNTDLAARISSYELAYKMQSTAPEAVDLKSEPEHIKALYGINKKETEEFGTKCLLARRLVERGVRFIQLYSGGAHGDDNWDAHNDIEKNHNKHAKATDKPIAGLLKDLKQRGLLDETLVVWGGEFGRQPTAEYAKGTGRDHNSYGFTMWMAGGGIKGGISVGETDELGSAAVTDPFHVRHLHATILHQLGINPNRLTYFHSGLDQKLVGVKGAEPIWQIMS from the coding sequence ATGGACAATCTACCTAAGACAAAGAGAAAAACAAATTCAAAAGGGGATTTCTGTGGTCAAACCCGCCGAGAATTTATCGGCAACATCGCGGGTGGGTTCGCATCGCTTGCGCTAACTGGGCTTCTATCCGCTGATGGTTTTCTCGATTCACAAGCCGTCGCGGCAGACGGTGTGACACCCTATCTCAATCCACTTACGCCAAAACCGTCACACTTCACGCCGAAGGCAAAACGCGTGATTTTCCTGTTCATGTATGGCGGTCCAAGCCACGTTGATACCTTCGACTACAAACCGACGCTGTCCAAACTCAACGACAAGACCGTTCAGGTCAAAACGAAAGGACGTGGCGGTGAGAGATCGGAGGGACGTATCGTCAGTCCAAAGTGGGATTTCAAACAACATGGCGAATCGGGACAATGGGTTTCAGGGCTTTTCCCACACGTTGCAACCTGCGTTGATGACATCGCCTTTATCAAGTCAATGACTGCAGACTCACCACTGCACGGTTCAGCGATGCTGATGATGAACGCGGGTCGCGTGTTAAGTGGTCATCCGTCGCTCGGATCTTGGGTGAATTACGGGCTTGGCAGTGAAAACGAAAACCTACCCGGATACGTTGTAATGCTTGACCGGACAGGGGGTCCCATCAGCGGCGCGAAAAACTGGAGTAGTGGGTATATGCCCGCCGTTTATCAGGGCACGGTTTTCCGCTCGGAAGGTGCCCCGATTCTGAATCTGGAGCGTCCGAGTGACGTGAGCGAAAGTGAACAGCGCAGACTCCTCGACTATTTGCGCCAATTTAACACAACCCATCTCTCCAAACGCACCGACAACACTGATCTCGCCGCTCGAATTTCGAGTTACGAACTGGCATACAAGATGCAGTCTACTGCACCGGAAGCAGTCGATTTGAAAAGCGAACCGGAACACATTAAAGCACTTTACGGGATCAACAAAAAGGAAACAGAGGAATTTGGCACGAAATGCCTTTTAGCGAGACGGTTGGTTGAGCGTGGTGTTAGGTTTATTCAGCTTTACTCCGGTGGTGCACATGGTGACGATAATTGGGACGCACACAACGACATAGAGAAAAACCACAACAAACACGCCAAGGCGACTGATAAACCGATTGCCGGGCTGCTGAAGGACCTCAAACAACGCGGGCTACTTGACGAAACGCTCGTTGTCTGGGGCGGTGAATTTGGTCGTCAACCGACAGCAGAGTACGCCAAGGGGACAGGCCGTGACCATAACTCTTACGGCTTCACAATGTGGATGGCAGGCGGCGGGATCAAAGGTGGGATCAGCGTTGGTGAGACCGACGAACTCGGTAGCGCGGCGGTCACAGATCCATTTCATGTCAGGCATCTGCACGCGACAATCCTCCATCAACTCGGAATTAACCCGAATCGACTCACATACTTCCACAGCGGATTAGATCAGAAACTTGTAGGTGTTAAGGGTGCAGAACCAATTTGGCAGATTATGAGTTAA
- the ilvE gene encoding branched-chain-amino-acid transaminase, translated as MKPQLPDSRNENILIHVNGELLPREDAKISVFDSLVQGGDGVWEGLRVYNGKIFALDEHLDRLMDSAHAMAFANIPTRDDVKKAIFETLEANGMRDGVHIRLTLSRGKKVTSSMDARVNQYGTTLIVIAEWKPPIYASSGVRLITSAIRRNPPQCVDSKIHHNNLINNILAKIEANVAGVDDAIMLDIHGYVSETNATNIFAIKRGHVLTPHADSCLPGITRGMVIRIAREAGIPLTERNVSLTEIYTADEVFTTGTVGELSPVLEVDGRKIGDEGIRPVTTRLQELYAELTANEGEPLP; from the coding sequence ATGAAACCACAATTACCTGATTCAAGAAATGAAAACATTTTAATCCACGTTAACGGTGAACTCCTACCGCGTGAAGACGCGAAGATCTCCGTGTTCGATAGCCTCGTCCAAGGTGGGGACGGTGTATGGGAAGGCTTGCGTGTCTATAACGGAAAAATCTTCGCGCTCGATGAGCATCTTGATCGGCTCATGGATTCTGCACACGCTATGGCATTCGCAAACATCCCGACACGCGACGATGTCAAAAAAGCCATCTTTGAGACGCTTGAAGCCAACGGTATGCGAGACGGTGTGCACATCCGCCTAACGCTCAGTCGCGGGAAAAAGGTTACCTCCAGTATGGACGCACGCGTCAATCAGTACGGCACCACCCTAATCGTTATAGCGGAGTGGAAACCGCCTATTTATGCCAGCAGCGGTGTCCGTTTAATCACCTCAGCAATCCGACGGAATCCACCGCAGTGTGTTGACTCCAAGATTCATCACAACAACCTAATCAATAACATCCTCGCCAAGATTGAGGCGAATGTCGCTGGCGTGGACGATGCGATTATGCTCGACATCCACGGGTACGTTTCAGAAACAAACGCAACGAATATCTTTGCCATAAAGCGCGGGCATGTGCTGACACCGCATGCCGATAGCTGCCTGCCGGGGATTACACGGGGCATGGTCATCCGCATCGCTCGCGAGGCGGGTATCCCACTCACAGAACGAAATGTCTCATTGACCGAGATTTACACAGCGGACGAGGTCTTTACGACCGGCACTGTGGGTGAACTAAGTCCGGTCTTAGAGGTTGATGGCAGAAAAATCGGAGACGAAGGCATCCGTCCCGTTACAACGCGGCTGCAGGAACTTTATGCAGAGTTGACCGCCAATGAAGGTGAACCCTTACCATAG
- a CDS encoding DUF5615 family PIN-like protein: protein MKLLFDQNLSPNLVNLLTDLFPNSTHVQDAGLDAVEDAELWNYARNNDYLIVSKDADFRHRSTVYGPPPKVIWIGLGNCSTKAVENNLRDHYSDIQTFARDAHRGLFVLL from the coding sequence ATGAAACTCCTATTCGATCAGAACCTATCGCCGAACCTTGTAAATCTGCTGACGGATCTGTTTCCTAATTCCACTCATGTCCAGGATGCTGGATTAGATGCGGTAGAGGATGCCGAGTTATGGAATTACGCTCGTAATAATGATTATCTTATCGTATCAAAAGATGCAGACTTTAGGCATAGAAGCACTGTTTACGGGCCTCCGCCAAAAGTAATTTGGATCGGTTTAGGGAATTGTTCAACAAAGGCTGTGGAAAATAACTTGAGAGATCATTATTCGGATATCCAAACCTTTGCAAGAGATGCCCATCGGGGATTATTTGTGCTGCTGTGA
- a CDS encoding four helix bundle protein, whose translation MQDFKKLQVWQKSHDLTLRMYELTSRFPREEMYGLTNQIRRACASMPTNIAEGCGRGSSADFARFLHIAMGSANETEYLILLARDLKYLDTDLFAGLMDTIVEVRKMLTSLLRRLKTENC comes from the coding sequence ATGCAGGATTTTAAGAAATTGCAAGTTTGGCAAAAATCTCATGATTTAACTTTGAGGATGTATGAGTTGACATCTCGATTTCCTCGCGAAGAAATGTATGGGCTGACAAACCAAATCCGTCGTGCGTGTGCATCGATGCCAACAAATATCGCTGAAGGCTGTGGCAGGGGCAGCTCTGCTGACTTTGCGCGTTTCCTTCACATAGCAATGGGTTCAGCAAATGAAACAGAATATCTCATTCTCCTTGCTCGCGACCTCAAGTACCTTGATACAGATCTGTTTGCTGGGTTAATGGACACAATAGTTGAGGTGAGGAAGATGCTAACCTCTTTACTGCGGAGGCTGAAAACTGAAAACTGTTAA
- a CDS encoding ABC transporter permease subunit, whose translation MWHIAKRELYDNLNSLRFALATVLLLALMLTNAILYLREHPARAQAYHNAAADAIKTLESRSTSLYRVATQGPGDLHKAPSPLRFCAEGDEAFLPTRASGANYGRRIANRALVWRMFYPQETPNLRNIRPDFTTLDWAFIVGYVLSFIALLFTFDSISGELERGTLRLTLANSIPRHIVLVGKFLGAFISINIPFAIAVLMNLILISTSDAVQLNAEAWGRLGILYGIVVLYTCLFIALGLLVSAAVRESGVSLVVLLLIWVSFVVFMPNTLASIGSRTSVPIAYMEFWTQRIRLADEARAAYRDKYGDSQTPPPVHVLGEYVTTEAEEYERYNEAYLKQQIAQGKRARAITRISPTAITQRLFESFAGTGFERHLQFIENVQRYAREYREFVIDTDRADPESLHVVGIQEGMSQKPVSPEAIPKFKDTLSLNRDFNTAAADLLLLVLFLGVLVSGAHLAFVRLEI comes from the coding sequence ATGTGGCATATTGCAAAGCGTGAACTCTATGACAATCTGAATAGCCTCCGTTTCGCATTGGCGACGGTACTGTTGTTGGCATTGATGCTGACCAACGCGATCCTGTATCTGCGCGAACATCCAGCGCGGGCACAGGCATATCACAACGCGGCTGCTGATGCTATAAAAACATTAGAGTCGCGCAGCACCAGTTTATATCGCGTCGCGACACAAGGACCTGGCGATCTCCATAAAGCACCTTCACCGCTCCGTTTCTGTGCTGAAGGTGATGAGGCGTTCCTACCGACGCGCGCCAGCGGAGCGAACTATGGTCGCCGCATCGCCAACAGGGCACTCGTCTGGCGGATGTTCTATCCACAAGAGACACCAAATCTCCGCAATATCCGTCCCGATTTCACAACACTGGATTGGGCGTTCATCGTCGGTTATGTGCTGAGTTTTATTGCACTTTTGTTCACTTTCGATTCGATCTCTGGTGAATTAGAACGCGGAACGTTGCGGTTGACATTGGCAAACTCCATCCCACGGCACATTGTCTTGGTTGGGAAGTTTTTAGGCGCGTTCATCAGCATTAATATTCCATTTGCGATTGCAGTGTTAATGAACCTAATCTTAATCTCTACCTCAGACGCGGTACAGCTCAATGCCGAGGCGTGGGGACGTTTAGGCATCTTGTACGGTATCGTTGTTCTCTATACGTGTCTCTTTATCGCTTTAGGTCTTCTCGTCTCAGCCGCGGTACGAGAGAGTGGTGTGAGTCTCGTTGTGCTGTTGTTAATCTGGGTGAGTTTTGTGGTGTTTATGCCGAATACGTTGGCATCTATTGGGAGTCGAACGTCAGTACCGATCGCTTATATGGAATTTTGGACCCAGCGCATTCGGCTTGCAGATGAGGCACGTGCGGCATACCGAGATAAATATGGGGACTCACAAACGCCGCCACCGGTGCACGTACTCGGCGAGTATGTTACCACAGAAGCCGAAGAGTATGAACGCTATAATGAGGCATATTTAAAACAACAAATTGCACAAGGAAAGCGTGCACGTGCGATAACCCGTATTTCACCGACAGCGATTACGCAACGCCTCTTTGAATCTTTTGCCGGAACGGGGTTTGAACGGCATCTGCAATTTATTGAGAATGTGCAGCGTTACGCCCGTGAATACCGAGAGTTCGTTATTGATACCGATAGAGCAGATCCAGAAAGTCTTCATGTCGTTGGGATTCAAGAGGGTATGTCGCAGAAGCCTGTCAGTCCGGAGGCGATTCCCAAATTTAAAGACACACTCAGCCTCAACCGTGATTTCAACACTGCAGCGGCAGATCTACTGTTGCTGGTGTTGTTCCTTGGGGTGCTTGTGTCGGGGGCGCATCTCGCCTTTGTCCGTCTTGAGATTTGA
- a CDS encoding DUF1553 domain-containing protein yields the protein MRHPHRFCFLTTVFLCVLTSHYLCYASDLTNAEKVEFFNSQVKPILQQNCFQCHGGGTKVEGGLQLTSREKILEGGDYGAAVSLESPADSFLLEMVGYGQETAQMPPDGRLDDTSLEILAKWINIGLPYPIQDTNVQPKSKTASDYWAYRPLKRPQVPSVNASDWINNPIDAFILAKLEAHDLTPAAPASKLTLIRRVYYDLTGLPPSPEAVEAFLNNTSPDAYEKLIDKLLKSPRYGEKWGRHWLDLVRYAETNGYENDSDKPYIWRYRDYVVNAFNTDKPYDQFIKEQLAGDELDTVTTETIIATGYHRLGIWDDSPADRKLARYDYLDDIVSTTGQVMLGMTVGCARCHDHKIDPISTRDYYSLLAFFHDITPNNRGPLADIGTPEQQAVRDKRLAEKRLAEQEAQDKLFEIQEIIKIELAKNISEEIVPDAPVSPMRDLTYRFYRDTLEQFPDHFDLLEPTAEGRLFSNLFSLAPASRKKDIGLVFEGTLQVPEEATYTFHINLQGTCRLILNGYRVAELIGERDVEVALTNGEVSIRLEYFNKDIDKPQLTVSWSGSSFEKQPLSTNATINFNELLKTHAELIETNESLKALVEQQKELKKQRDQRRRQRVPYDHQALSVSESKQTPTHILRRGNPHLVGREVKPAFPEVLNPPIVDIPPVPEDAKSSGKRRILAEWVTNAENPLTARVMVNRIWQHHFGRGIVRSTNDFGQLGTSPTHPELLDWLASEFIATGWRLKAMHKLIMTSNAYRMSAQNNPRYAQQDANNDLFWRFDIRRLTAEEIRDTVLWITGKLNLKMGGPSIFPELPKEVLATSSRPRNVWGQSPPEEANRRSVYVKVKRSLLVPILNQFDQANTDSTCPVRFSTTVPTQSLTMLNGKFINDQALAFANRMRWEGGVAVEDRVRFGLRLVLCREPESSEVQQALTFMQELQQHEGVSPEVALDRFALLALNLNEFIFLD from the coding sequence ATGCGACATCCGCATCGTTTCTGTTTTCTTACAACCGTTTTCCTGTGCGTCCTGACTTCTCACTATCTCTGTTATGCGAGCGATCTGACTAACGCAGAGAAGGTAGAATTTTTTAATTCTCAAGTAAAGCCTATTCTTCAACAGAACTGTTTCCAATGCCACGGTGGCGGAACCAAAGTAGAGGGTGGACTCCAACTGACGAGTCGGGAAAAGATTCTGGAAGGTGGAGATTATGGTGCTGCGGTGTCGCTTGAAAGCCCTGCCGATAGTTTCCTACTTGAGATGGTCGGTTACGGTCAAGAAACAGCACAGATGCCACCTGATGGGAGGTTAGATGACACCTCTCTTGAGATTCTGGCGAAATGGATCAACATAGGACTCCCTTATCCGATTCAAGATACCAACGTCCAACCCAAATCTAAAACTGCATCGGATTATTGGGCATATCGTCCGCTGAAACGACCCCAAGTGCCATCAGTGAATGCATCGGATTGGATCAACAATCCGATCGACGCGTTTATTCTCGCAAAACTCGAGGCACACGATTTAACCCCCGCCGCACCCGCCAGCAAACTGACACTGATCCGTCGGGTATACTACGACCTCACAGGATTACCGCCCTCGCCAGAAGCCGTGGAAGCGTTCCTGAACAACACATCCCCAGACGCTTATGAAAAACTCATTGATAAACTCCTGAAGTCGCCACGCTACGGTGAGAAGTGGGGACGGCACTGGCTCGACCTTGTCCGTTATGCCGAAACCAACGGCTATGAAAACGATTCAGATAAGCCCTATATATGGCGATACCGTGATTACGTTGTCAACGCCTTCAACACAGACAAACCGTACGATCAATTCATCAAGGAACAGCTGGCAGGTGATGAACTTGATACCGTAACCACAGAGACCATCATTGCGACTGGATATCACCGACTTGGTATTTGGGACGATAGTCCTGCTGATCGGAAACTCGCGCGGTATGATTATCTTGATGATATTGTCTCAACAACAGGACAGGTGATGCTCGGTATGACAGTCGGTTGCGCCCGATGCCACGACCATAAAATCGATCCGATTTCAACGCGGGATTACTACAGCTTGCTCGCGTTTTTCCATGATATTACGCCCAACAACCGTGGACCGCTCGCCGATATCGGTACGCCTGAGCAGCAAGCAGTGCGAGATAAACGACTCGCTGAAAAGCGACTCGCAGAACAAGAAGCGCAAGATAAACTCTTCGAGATACAAGAAATCATCAAAATCGAACTCGCTAAAAATATTTCAGAGGAGATAGTACCTGATGCGCCAGTGTCCCCGATGCGTGATTTGACATATCGCTTTTATCGAGACACCCTTGAGCAGTTTCCTGATCATTTTGATCTCCTTGAACCTACTGCCGAAGGGAGATTGTTTAGCAATCTATTCTCACTCGCACCTGCCAGCAGAAAAAAAGACATCGGTTTGGTTTTTGAAGGAACGTTACAGGTACCGGAAGAGGCGACTTATACATTCCATATTAATCTGCAAGGCACCTGTAGATTGATTCTCAATGGTTATAGAGTCGCCGAATTGATTGGTGAACGAGATGTCGAAGTTGCGCTCACAAATGGTGAGGTGTCGATTCGTCTTGAATACTTCAACAAAGATATAGATAAACCTCAGCTGACTGTTTCGTGGTCAGGGTCGAGTTTTGAGAAACAGCCACTCTCAACAAACGCTACAATTAATTTTAATGAGTTATTAAAAACACATGCGGAACTTATTGAAACAAACGAATCGTTGAAGGCGTTAGTAGAGCAACAGAAGGAGTTGAAAAAACAGCGAGATCAACGGCGGCGACAGCGCGTGCCTTACGACCATCAGGCTCTGTCGGTTTCAGAGAGTAAGCAGACACCGACGCACATCTTGCGACGTGGCAATCCGCACCTCGTCGGACGTGAGGTTAAACCGGCATTTCCCGAAGTGTTGAATCCGCCTATTGTAGACATACCGCCTGTTCCAGAGGACGCAAAGTCATCTGGGAAACGGCGTATCCTCGCGGAGTGGGTGACGAATGCTGAGAACCCACTAACAGCACGCGTGATGGTCAATCGTATCTGGCAACACCACTTCGGACGTGGGATTGTCCGATCAACAAACGATTTCGGACAACTCGGCACATCGCCGACACATCCCGAACTTCTCGACTGGCTGGCATCTGAATTCATCGCGACCGGTTGGCGGTTAAAAGCGATGCACAAACTGATAATGACCTCAAACGCATATCGGATGTCGGCACAGAACAATCCGCGATACGCTCAACAGGACGCAAACAATGATCTCTTTTGGCGATTCGACATCCGTCGCTTGACTGCAGAAGAGATCCGGGATACAGTACTCTGGATCACTGGGAAACTGAACCTCAAAATGGGAGGACCGAGTATTTTCCCTGAACTACCGAAAGAAGTGTTGGCGACATCTTCAAGACCGAGGAATGTTTGGGGGCAATCACCACCGGAGGAGGCAAACCGCCGAAGCGTTTACGTAAAGGTTAAACGCTCGTTGCTCGTCCCAATCCTGAACCAATTCGATCAAGCAAACACCGATTCCACATGCCCAGTCCGTTTTTCGACAACGGTGCCGACCCAATCGCTGACGATGCTCAACGGGAAGTTTATCAACGACCAAGCCCTCGCTTTCGCCAACAGGATGCGGTGGGAAGGTGGTGTGGCAGTCGAAGACCGTGTGCGATTTGGACTTCGGCTTGTGCTGTGCCGTGAACCGGAGTCATCTGAAGTGCAACAGGCATTAACCTTCATGCAAGAACTTCAACAACATGAAGGCGTGAGTCCAGAGGTTGCACTGGACCGATTTGCGTTATTGGCGTTGAATCTAAATGAATTTATCTTTTTGGATTGA